aaaaaaaagtgggagttgggcggtagcacagcaggttaagcgcaggtggtgcaaagcacaagaaccggcctaaggatcccggttcgagcccccggctccccacctgcaggggagtcgcttcacaggcggtgaagcaggtctgcaggtgtctgtctttctctccccctctctgcctccccttctctctccatttctctctgtcctagccaacaacaacaacgacaacaataactacaacaataaaacaacaaaggcaacaaaagggaaaataaatatttttaaaaattttaaaaagaaaaaaagcaaacaagggGCCAGGGAGTTTGCAAAGCATGTAGAACAGCCTTTCGTGCACAAGAGTTCTTGGCCCTTGGCTCCACCtgtgtcccttcctctctctctttttttctttcttcttctttttttttttttgcctccagagttattgctggggctcagtgtctgcactatgaatccactactcctggacgccacttttttctttttgttgctcttgctgtttattgttgttgttggacaggacagagagaaatggagagaggaggggaagacagagaggggggagagaaagacagacacctgcagacctgcttcacctcctgggaagcgactcccctgcaggtggggagccggggctcgaaccgggatccttatgctggtccctgcgcttagtgccatgtgcgctcagcccgctgcgctacagcctgaccccctttctttctttctttcttttaaccagaggactgttcagctctggcttatagtggtgcgggggactgaacctgggattttggagcttctgACCTgacagactgtttgcataaccattatgctacctaccctcagcatccccttccttcttaaaCACAGCAGTGCCACAtgacagggggagggagagagagagacacctgcagccctgcttcaccactcatgaagctttccccctgcaggtggggaccgggggtttgaactcagatctttgagcactgtaatgtgtgtgctcaaccaggtgtaccaccactcagcccccatattttgacttttttttatccCCCATCCCatctatttttacttatttattactgtacagagacaaaaattgagaggggagcagagagccacctgcagccctgcttcaccaacgtgaaacgtccccctgcaggtggggagccggggcttgaaccggggtccttgcacactgtaatgtgagcccttaaccaggtgcaccagtaccTGGTCCCGCTTTATTGTATTTTatgtaattattggatagagatagagaaattggaaggggaggcgaagatagaggggaagagagagaaatacctgcagcccttcttcacggctcaggaagctttcccgctacagatggggaccaggggatcagggcacttgcccccgtgtccttgtgcatgatgacgcccacacaaccaggggtgccaccatcaCAGCCTCTCCTTTTTATGGATAGAGGGTTTGAGAGACACCCCAGCATCACTCCGTTTGTGAAGTGCTTCCACACTGtgcctggaggctcaaacccagtcctCCTGGTGTGTGGTCCAAGTGTAAACTCTAAGCCAGGCTCCCACTCACTGGaggcagcttcagtgctgtctttccctgtttctatctggaaaaacaaaacaaaatgaataatCGCTTAACCACCTGTCTGAGAAAAGTCGACATGGAGCAGTGAAACtttggatgatgatgatgatgataataataataaaatagatagggagtcgggcggttgcacagcgggttgagcgcatgtggcacaaagcgcaaggaccggagtaaggatctcgattcaaaccccggctccccacctgcaggggagtcgcttcacagacggtgaagcaggtctgcaggtgtctgtctttctctccccctctgtcttccccatctctctccatttctctctgtcctatccaacaatgatgacaacaataataactccaaaaagaaaaaaagggctgttgctgaggagttattctgatgcagtctccgcccccaggttttactacgccctgcaaaatcctagcagtgcccccttcaaccaatcctggccccacacatcacccctggttgtcgcccaataaaaagcctcctcacccccctctctctctgggctctcagttccccctctctcagatcttgcccccttctctccccccgtggtcaggtagtggggacggccattgccggctggccccacgttgggcgccagatgttgttgtggccgTCTGGTGTcaggccatttaagccttccctcctccacagaaagtcctacatcttcccacttgAGCAcgacattccttaaaaacatttaagcctgctccattccatttttctttactgtgtccatttagatataaagggataggaggagatgttgctgaggagttattctgatgcagtctccgcccccaggttttactacgccccacaaaatcctagcagtgcccccttcaaccaatcctggccccacacgtcacccctggttgtcacccaataaaaagccccctcaccccccctctctgggctctcagctccccctctctcagatctcacccccttctctccccccgtggtcaggtagtggggacggccatggccggctggccccacgtggtctgaaccaaccccccccatcctataataaagatttgtgtacccctttgctctggacgtccactctcttctctgcggtgcagcctgacaccagaccgccacaacaacaaaggacaacaaaaaggaatgatatttttaaatatttatttgtcattcctttttgtgaagctttcgccctgcaggtgggaagtgggggcttgaacccgggtccttgaggatGGCAACATGcgtttgaccaggtgtgccaccacccggcccccaaattgactattctttacaaaaaaaaaaaaactaagggggTAGTTGGTGGTGcatccggttaagcgcacatgttatagtgcacaaggacgtgggttcaagccccaggtccccacctgccccgaccagcagggtggtgaacaggggctaggaacctaaagacctggaatgacagggacaaaagacacgaaagaacgacagcaagtcaagtttctgatcaagctgcaaaattttattgtgttcacaggcattacaaggctttgggaaagggggagcataggggggagggggaggcagagatgctgaaggaggaggagggggagcaaacttcaaagtggaatgttccttgcaacaaacaatggctgaaaccatgtttattaccacaactgtgtgttgtctcacttgattactgataaatgtttacctgaggggaaacggcctgcccagggaggaaataaaacttgtctcgacggcttccattgtttcaaagcttatcatctgtcaagcagagaaatggttcctggcaccCACCTACAGGCGAgaaacttcacgagtagtgaagcagtgttgcaggtgtctatctctctccctttctttctttctttttaaaaaatatttatttattcctttttgttgcccttgttttattgttgtagttattattgttgttgtcattgttgtataggacagagagaaatggagagaggaggggaagacagagagggggagagaaagacacctgcagacctgcttcaccgcctgtgaagcgactcccctgcaggtggggagctagggctcaaaccgggatccttatgccggtcctcatgctttgtgccacatgcacttaacccattgcactactactgactcccctctttccctttctatcacccccttccctctccatttctggctgtctcgataaataaatttttttttatctttatttattggctaaggacagccagaaatcaagagggaaggggttgatagggagagagagcgacacctgcagccctgcttcaccactcacaaagctttccccctgcagacggggaccaggggcttgaacctgtatccttgcgcattgtaatacatgcgctcaaccaggtgcgccaccacccagtcccccaaatttttttaaaaataaagatcataCGTGGGAGGGAGGGTGTCACATCTCACCCGTGGCAGAGGGGGCTGGACCTCTGGTACAGGTAGCCACACATGACCGGGCAGCTCAGCGTGAAAGCCTCTCGCTGTGCAGGTCAAGCCACATCCCCAGCCACAGAAAGGCCTGAatacctgaggccctgaggtcccaggttcatatttaaggaaataaatatacaGATATACTATATttcagggagagagaccagaacaatgctcagctttggcttctggtggtgaggACTAAACCGGAAACCTttgttaagacttttttttttggagggaagggcagctttttgcatagccattatgctgtctctccagcctgaggccccagatttaATCCAgagcacaccataaaccagagttgagcactgccctggtttaaaaatgttttttgggggggctgggtggtagcacagcaggttaagtgcatgtggcacaaggagcaaagatcctggttcgggcccccggctccccacctgcagggggggggtcgcttcacaagcagtgaagcaggtctgcaggtgtctgtctttctctccccctctctgtctttccctcccctctccatttctctctgtcctatccaacagcagtgacaataacaaccacaacaagggcaacaaaatggggaaaaaggcctccaggagcagtggattcgtagtgcaggcaccgagccccagcgataaccttggaagctaaataaataaataataaaaatgtttttcttccttttttttttttttttgataagggtAAGAGAAAAGTCAAGAGGGGAGACATTCATTTGCAATacagcttcattgctcatgaagctctctccctgcttATGGGGACCAatatccttatgcattgtaatgtgtacagtcaattaggtgcaccaccacctggccctaaaaataagtttttaaagttattgaaggggaccaggtggtggtgcaactggttgagcgcatgttacagtgcacaaggaccccggttcgaatccccagtccccacctgcagggggaaagctttgcaagtggtgaagcagggctgcaggtgtctctgtcactctccctctcgattcctggctgtctctatccaataaataaagataagaaaataaaaaagaaacatttaaaagaaagttaTTGCAGATCTTTACACAAGTCTTTGTaatttgtgccatctgtgcttaactcactgctaccacctggcccccaaagtaaataaaatttaaaaaacaaattaaacaaactaaaaaaaaaaaagatgcatgtaacccctctctggctctctcccagaAGTGACACCTCACTTCCCCACAGCTGGATTCTTCAAGCTGGGGAGACTTGTGGCCGAAGagggggtgcagtggataaagttttggactctgaAGCGTGAGGTCCCGGGTTTGATCCCCAATGTGACATGTGCCAGTGACACTCCagttctctcacccttctgtatATGCTTTAAGCTAGGTTGTCTGGGTCTCTGGTGTTTCTGCTTAACACAGGGAGGGCTTAGAGCCAGCCTCAGGCTGAAAAGTTCAACAAAGAAGAAGCTTCAGGGTCCTTTCCTTTTGTTCACTTTCCTGTGCCTTTAACTAAGTGTCGCGTGTTACTCAGAGATCATCACTGACAAGGGCTGGAACGTTTGGAATGGGAAGCCAAGCGAGTTGGCTCCATTGTGGTCACCTACTGCCGCCTAGTGTTGGAAGACAAGCGGTGCTCTGGAGTTACGCAGAAATCATCAGGGCCAGTAGCCGGCACACATTACCTtgctgaggacctaggttcaagaccccggactccacctgcagaagaggaGCTTCACCAGTGGGggcgcagtgctgcaggcatctcccccccccccccagtttatgATGGTCCTGGGGGtttaacctgtgacctctggtgcCTTTGGTGTGCAGACCCaaatttcaaaattttattgaggccagggcttcactgggacTTCCTGCTTTGGGTCCATTGCTtttagcagactttttttttcttctttcttctactggaaggcaaaaaaaatggggggggggacactcTTACTCTTTTGTtcccagagagacagggagagaccagagctcccCGCTGCTGCTGTGACAGTCTTGCCCGGTGCTggcgctcgaacctgggcccttgtgcccaGCTGGGTGCTCCCTTTAGAGTGTCACACCCACCTTGTTCTTATTTGCTGCAAAGAGCAAGACACAGTTCTGCCGCTTCTGTTTTACGTGTAGCGATCCACGCCAGGGCCTGGTGCATGCAAGGCACGcacacactctttctcttttaattttttaaatattttattttcccttttgttgccctggtttttttattgttgttgttattgatatcatcattgttaggtaggacagagagaaatggagagaggaggggaagacagagagggggagagaaagatagacacctgcagacctgcttcaccgcctgtgaagcgactcccctgcaggtggagagccgggggctcgaaccgagatccttaggcccgtccttgtgctttgcgccacctgcgctaccgcccgactcccgcacgTACACTCTTGACCAGTCAGCTCcgtcagacacctgtagcacagcgacactgctttctccctgcaggtggggactgggggtttgaacctgggtccttccacactgtaatgtgtgtgcttaaccaggtgcactatcactcAACACCCtcccctgttttttaaaaaaatatttattcccttttgttgcgcttgttttattgtagttattgttatcgatgtcgtcgttgttggataggacagagagaaaaggagagaggaggggaagacagagaaggggaaagacagacacctgcagacctgcttcaccggctgtgaagcaacaccccccccccccccgcaggtggggagttgggggcttgaactgggatccttacctggtccctgcgctttgtgccccgctggctaccgcccgacaccccaccccccctatttttttttcaaagtcggCTTGAGGGGCTCAGCAGGGCGCAAGGATGACACCACCTGGTCAAACATGTCCCTGCGGCCACAGGCCCCACCAAGAAGTGGGGGAAATGGCGCACAAGGACACTTGCTTGACATTTTACTCAAAAGGGAAGGCGCCATTGTTCACTGAAGAGCACAGAAGGTGCACTGAGCTCTTGCTTtgaagagatagacacagagagagacagacagagagggggagatggagggaccTGGAAGGCCAGGACCCGAGCGAGGGCTGAGCTGGAGGCAGGCGTCTTTATTTTGAGTCTTGTCTTGGGTCTGCGGCTGAGCCTTGCAGGCtgacttacccccccccccccccccccggggctgCAGCCTGAGGCCTGGGGCTCCCCGCTAGGGCACTCCGGCCACTGGACTTCCGCTTGCCCTGGCCCAGGCCTGGCCCTGCAGGTATGAGGCCACGGGGAGATGCTCAGAGCACTGCACTGCTTCCAGCCCTGAACACTCCGGAGCGGAGCCAGGGTGCCCAGTGGACAATGACGGCGCCGCACCGAGGCCATTTTTACGTCCCAGCTCGTTTATTTCGTCCCCCGCAGGCTCAGGCCTGCATCACGGGCCGCGACTTCTCCGCCTGCAGCTTCACTCCGGAGCCCGCAAAGCCTGTGCCGCCCTGGGGAGGAAGGGCGAGGCTGGAGttaatgggggttggggggctccgGAGACTGAAggccctccccaacccccaaatCTACAAGGTGGGGCGGGAATGGGGCAGAAGGGGGAGGCTGGGGCAAAGGGAAGAGGTAGGGGTGTGGTCAGGGGCTGCGCAAGAACAAGGATGGGCCAATGGACGTGGAGGGCGGGGTTGACCAAGGACTGGATACCTGTTGGGGGCGGGGCTCTtgcggggggcggggccggagGACTGGCCTGCCAGGAGCGATGGGCGGGGCCAGCAGGCGGTGGGCGGGGCCCCGAGGGCAGCTCTATCAAGTGGTGGGTGTGGCTTAACGAGTGGGGAGGGGACTTTGGCGTTGTGGGTGGGGCCAGCCAGATGGGGGGCGTGGCCAAGCAGGAGAGGGCGGGGCATTGGAGGTCAGTGTGGGGGTCACTGCCCCCGGGTAGGGTGAGGGCCTGGGGCTGCAAGGGGTGATGGGCgcccggcaggggcagggggctcaCCCGCTGGAGCACAATGATGTCCCGGTCCGTGAGCTTCTCCCCGTTCACCGGGTCCACCATGTCCTTCCGGATCAGCTTCTCCACGCACTCGAGGGTGACCACAGCCCCGCTGCGGGgtggaatggggggtgggggtacccGGAGCTCAGCAGCTGGGCTCCCAGCCGCcgccctcccctgccccaggcccccaggcccgGCCCCAGCCCCCGGGACGGGACCCACGAGGGCCGCAGCACGGCGCAGGGCGTGGCGTTGCTCAGGCTGTCCCGGGTCACTGCGCACACGTAGCGCTCGCTGCGGGTGATGAGCCCCACGCGGTCCACCGAGCTGTCCAGCGGCGTGAAGCGCACGGCCGTCAGGTCCGACATGCGCAGCGGCTTCCCCGACATGGGGCAGGTGACCGTGCGCGACTGCGGGAGGGAAGCCACATCACTGGGGCCGGGGGGCCTGACACTGGGGAGTAGGTGCCCCCGAACCTGAACCGCCCTGGGACGTGGGCTGCGAGCGGGGGAGGCTCACCGGCTTCTCCAGCTTGGTGGCCTTGGCCTCGGGGGTCAGCGACGGGATCCAGAAGCTGGGCAGCGCTCTGTCCTTGTCCTTGCTGGCCGGGCCCGTGCTGGACCCCGCTCGGGCCTCGTCTGCGGGGAAGAGGGTTCAGAGGCCCAGCACACAGGGGAGGCCCCTGGCCTCTGAAGGGacccccatctcccccccccacccccctcaagcCTGCCCCACCTCACCTGAGGGTTCCCCGGGAGCCACCTTGGGTGTGAAGGGGTTGAGGGGCCGGCTGACGATGGCTGCCTCCTTCTCCAGGAAGCCCCGGACCTGGTCCTGGGCGGCTGCCCGCTGCAGCTCTTTCTGCTCCTCGCGACGGGCGCCCCGCTGCTTCTCGTAGGCCTGGGACGGGGCACAGCCTGAGCCCGAGTCCCCTGGGGGCAGGCAGCCGGGCTCATGTGCAGCTAGTGGTGAGCTCACCACGCACGTGGGAAGCCCGTATATATGAGAGAAATACCCtggagtgcacatggacccaggttcaagccccccacccaccccccatcccctccagtccccacctgtaaagggcaTACTTCATGAAGTAGGGATGTaagtctctgtctacctctctctcacgtcagtttccctctgttgtgtcaaataaaaaaatctatatatccaaactagccccagcaatgacaaaatgGATAAATACAGGGTAGGTGGAGGcatatccagttaagcacacacattatcatacacaaggaccagggttcgagcccccaacccccacctgcagaggggacactttacaagctgtcaaacaggtttgcaggggtctctctccctctctatccccccatctctctcaatttctctctgtcctgtctaaaaaagagagaaaaaaaaggaggggagtggggacggccaccaggagaggtggattcatagcgccGGCACTAAGCACCAgccatagccctggtggcaacaaaaaataataaaagggataAATACATTCAAACTGTTGACAGCGGAGACTCTGCCAGGGAACAAAGAAGGCCCCAAGCCCATTGTCAGTTGAGTGGGGATGGCCCCGTGCCCTGCACAGGTGGGAGGGGCTCTCTGGGGAACTTTCCGGCCGCGTGTCTCCTGCCTGGCCGGACAGCAGAGGAGCCTGGACTGAAGTCCAGGAGGGGTTTAAACAGAAGAGGGAAGGGATGGTGCCTGAGAGGCAATGGCAAGAACACAAGCagaaggagtcgggctgtagcgcagcgggttaagcacaagtggtgcaaagcccaaggaccaacataaggatcccggttcgagcccccggctccccacctgcaggggagtcgcttcccaggtggtgaagcaggtctgcaggtgtctgtctttctctccccctctctgtcttccccttctctctccatttctctctggcctatccaataacaacaacatcaataacaataactacaacaataaaacaacaagggcaacaaaaagggaataaatattaaaaaaaaaaaaaaacacaggcagAGACTCAGAGGGGAAAGGCCCCCACACAGGGCCAGCAGGACGGCTCATCTGGACAGCAcatctgctttgctatgtgacCGGGTCAAGTGCGGCCCCCAACGCACGGGAGGAAGCTCGGATGTCTCTCCCCTGctccctccgtctctctgtctttctatctgaaaacaccgacctgcagtggtgaagccccagtgatgacaaaaaaaataatcattCAGCAAGGAGGCCGTTGGAAGCATGATACCAAGTTCTagcagcaggggccaggcaggggtgcaTCTGGCTAGGTGCtcccatcacagtgtgcaaggacccgggttcaagcccctggtcccctcctgcagaggggaatgcttcacgagtggtgaagcagggctgcgggtgtctgtctccctccctctcccctctccatgtctccctgtctctatccagtaattaataataaaaaaagcagaGTTCTAGTGGCAGGAGCGTTGGCTCTGCACCAGGCTGTAATCCTCGGGGGCGGGGGCTGAACTGTGACCACAGAGCCGCCAGCACCTTCATCTGCCGGGCGAACTCCTTCTTCTGGTGCAGGATGTACTCCAGGATCGCTTCACGCTCGTACAGGTAACCGTCCGGGCTGCAGACAGAACGGGAGGGGAAGCGGGCTGTCTCTCACGGGAAATGCGTACATGGACGCatttcttgcttccagggttatttattcctGGGGTTTGTTACCAGTGTGGCAACACCTCTTCTGATAGCCTGCcctgcctttcctttccttccctttcctttcctttccttccctttctttctttctctctctctttcctccctccctccattcttttatttccccagagcgctgctcagctctggctgatggtggtgtgggggactgaacctgggaccttagggtctcaggcatgagagtctgtttgcaaagccagtgtgctgtcttccccaccctatTCCCCCCGCCCCATTCttatttgcaggtggggatggtacTCTACCGAGTGCATCATCTCCCAGGCCCAgtaaaataaacctttttaaaaaaagagatttggggggccggatggtagcgcagcgggttaagcgcaggtggcgcaaagcacaagggccggcataaggatcccggttcgagcccctggctccccacctgcaggagagtcgcttcacaggtctgcaggtgtctgtctttctctccccatttctgtcttcccctcctctctccatttctctctgtcctatctaacaacgacgacatcaatagcaacaaaagggaaaataaaatattaaaaaaaaagaaaaaaaagaaaaaaggcaacacCCACACCAGTATAGATTATATAGTTTATccaaaagcattggactctcaggcatggggtcctgacttcaatccccggcagcatatataccacagtaatgtctggttctttcactctctcctcctatctttctcatcaataaatacatctttaaaaaaaaaaaaaaagggaccgggtggtggtgcacttggttgagtgcacatgttacaatgtgcaagaacccgggttcaagcccccagcccccgcctgcaggaggaaaactgtgagtggggaagcagtgttgcaggtgcctctctgtctctcctatatcaccccccccttccctctagatttctggctgtttctacccaataaataaaattaagataatacaaaaatttttaattaaaaaaaaaagtttgggcaggggtagatagcatagtggttatgcaaagagactgtctgtcatgcctgaggcttcaaagtcccaggttcaatcccccgcaccaccataagccagagctgagcagtgctctggtgtttctctgtgtctttctctctctgcatctctctcaaaaataaaataaataaaatacttaaaaactttattttttttttaaagaaagtttatCCAGGGCCCCTGTGGTGGCGCATCTGCTTGAGTGCATGCTGCAACGTGCAGGGACACTGGGGCtcggaccccagtccccacctatgggggaacgttttgcaagaggtgaagcagggctgcaggtgtctctcttcttttcaatttttcttcttgcctccagggttatcgctggggctcggtgccagcataatgaatctactgctcctggtggccgtttttttttgttttgttttgttttccatttctatTGGAAGGTGGGGAGTcgcgggctcaaactgggatcttcgcacaggcccttgtgctttgtactatatgtgcttaactcagtgcgccaccgcccagcctccctcTATCCcacctcttttcctctccatctttggctgtctctacccaataaataaagataattttttaaaagttttttttaaagctcaaGCGCAGGGCACACTCTAACAccatgtgggttcaagccccgtcaccacaggggagcaccacgcacagggcaagtttcacaagtggtggcgcAGAGTGTctctcctgtgtctctctttattgCTGTCTCTTCTCCTATAActggggaggggtggaggggaggaagaCTCTACTGGCAAAAGTGGAATTCAAAGCTTCAAGGAAGCCCTGgtggctaggaaaaaaaaaaagaatctgttggtatgcatgagaccccttctgtttcatttggtctaaatcccccctgcttaacacgattctatttacataaccacttcattctatttacataactgctgttaacaagcaccaccctccctccagggcattggtggttcagtgataggattctcgcctgctccaccccctcctctccttgtcacaccctgatcctctccttgtcacactctgattttcaccagtcacttttctctccaccttctctatgtcacatcctgtttccaccctacttggcaagtatatgtaaagacagcactgtgagttttagggtactttagtttagcttagcttagcttggtatagattgcgctgcgtcctgcatgaataaagagatactgcatacagctcaaccatgagtccctggtcgtctgttacccgcccgtgaagccagccaggcGAAAACAACAAGAGTCCAGGATAAAATAGACACAGCACACAAGACGGGTTCCCTGCTGGCTGACTCTCTGAATAGTCAAAGGCCATCCAGGaacgactgtgtgtgtgtgggggtggggggtcagcgCCCCCAAGCACTGCATTGTCGGAGGGTCAGCGGGATTTAGTGACAGGACCAAACGCACCTCtgaggacgggcagagtccctcACCCCCCAAAGCACGTCTTCAACAAGAGCAGGAAGGCGAAGGAAGGTGGGGTGCCCCGGCCTCTGGCAGGGCAGTGGTGGCTCCCCTGACCCGACTCCCACCCACACCAGGGGGCCCAGCGCACGCACGTGACCACGGGGTCatggcagggctgcagggagaGGCAGCAGCAATCGAAGTC
The DNA window shown above is from Erinaceus europaeus chromosome 2, mEriEur2.1, whole genome shotgun sequence and carries:
- the NOSIP gene encoding nitric oxide synthase-interacting protein, producing MTRHGKNCTAGAVYTYHEKKKDTAASGYGTQNIRLSRDAVKDFDCCCLSLQPCHDPVVTPDGYLYEREAILEYILHQKKEFARQMKAYEKQRGARREEQKELQRAAAQDQVRGFLEKEAAIVSRPLNPFTPKVAPGEPSDEARAGSSTGPASKDKDRALPSFWIPSLTPEAKATKLEKPSRTVTCPMSGKPLRMSDLTAVRFTPLDSSVDRVGLITRSERYVCAVTRDSLSNATPCAVLRPSGAVVTLECVEKLIRKDMVDPVNGEKLTDRDIIVLQRGGTGFAGSGVKLQAEKSRPVMQA